One part of the Fusobacterium pseudoperiodonticum genome encodes these proteins:
- the dnaB gene encoding replicative DNA helicase has product MEFEELNRIPYSLEAERALIGGIFFDVNSLDEIKYIIKSDDFYKKEHAEIYKAIENLFSESRGVDPILVVEEIKKSDLKNEEEILQVLTEIIDENTSSYNLLEYAELIKEKAMLRRLGQVGMEITKTAHTDVRTAEEIMDEAESKVLNLSKNILKNSIIDMKTASLDEMRRIDNVTANRGKTLGIPTGFVDLDRMTSGLNNSDLIILAARPAMGKTAFALNLALNAAKEKKNVLIFSLEMPVQQLYQRLLAMESGISQNKLRNVYLEEDEWNKLTLATTSLSNLGIYVADLPHTNVLEIRSYARNMKTQGLLDLIVIDYLQLINGTGKGRGSEASRQQEISDISRALKGLARELDVPVIALSQLSRAVESRVDRRPMLSDLRESGAIEQDADIVAFLYREEYYIPDTENKGITELIIGKHRNGATGTVKLNFLSEFTKFTSYTDEVK; this is encoded by the coding sequence ATGGAATTTGAAGAACTAAATAGGATTCCTTATAGTTTAGAAGCTGAAAGGGCTCTAATAGGAGGAATTTTCTTTGATGTGAATTCTTTAGATGAAATAAAATACATTATTAAATCAGATGATTTCTATAAAAAAGAACATGCTGAAATATATAAAGCGATTGAAAATCTTTTCTCTGAAAGTAGAGGAGTAGATCCTATTTTAGTGGTTGAAGAGATAAAAAAAAGCGATTTAAAAAATGAAGAAGAAATTCTTCAAGTATTGACTGAAATTATAGATGAAAATACTAGTTCATATAATCTTTTAGAATATGCTGAATTAATAAAAGAAAAGGCTATGCTAAGAAGATTAGGGCAAGTAGGAATGGAAATAACTAAGACTGCACATACTGATGTCAGAACAGCTGAAGAAATTATGGATGAAGCAGAGTCAAAAGTTTTAAATCTATCTAAAAATATACTAAAAAATAGTATAATTGACATGAAAACAGCAAGTTTAGATGAAATGAGAAGAATAGACAATGTAACTGCAAATCGTGGTAAGACATTAGGGATACCAACTGGCTTTGTTGATCTAGATAGAATGACAAGTGGATTGAATAATTCTGACTTAATAATCCTAGCTGCAAGACCAGCCATGGGAAAAACAGCCTTTGCTCTAAACTTAGCATTGAATGCTGCTAAAGAAAAGAAAAATGTGTTGATTTTCAGTCTTGAGATGCCTGTTCAACAGCTATACCAAAGACTTTTAGCAATGGAATCAGGAATTTCTCAAAATAAATTAAGAAATGTTTATCTTGAAGAAGATGAATGGAATAAATTGACATTGGCAACAACTAGCTTATCTAATTTGGGGATATATGTTGCCGATTTACCACATACAAATGTTTTAGAAATAAGATCTTATGCGAGAAATATGAAAACTCAAGGTCTTTTAGATTTAATAGTAATAGATTACTTACAATTAATAAATGGAACAGGGAAAGGTAGAGGCTCTGAAGCAAGTAGACAGCAAGAAATTTCTGATATATCAAGAGCATTAAAAGGACTTGCAAGAGAATTAGATGTACCTGTGATAGCTCTTTCACAATTATCAAGAGCTGTTGAAAGTAGAGTTGACAGAAGACCTATGCTTTCCGATTTGAGAGAATCTGGAGCCATAGAACAAGATGCGGATATAGTTGCTTTTCTTTATAGAGAAGAGTATTATATACCTGACACTGAAAACAAAGGAATTACTGAATTAATTATTGGTAAACACAGAAATGGAGCTACTGGAACAGTAAAGCTTAATTTCTTAAGTGAATTCACAAAATTCACAAGTTATACAGATGAAGTGAAATAA
- the rplI gene encoding 50S ribosomal protein L9: MAKIQVILLEDVAGQGRKGEIVTVSDGYAHNFLLKGKKGVLATPEELQKIESRKKKEAKKLEEERNKSLELKKILEAKTLNLSVKAGENGKLFGAITSKEIASHIKDELGLDIDKKKIEANIKALGPDEVVIKLFTDVKAVVKINVVAK; this comes from the coding sequence ATGGCAAAAATACAAGTTATACTTTTAGAAGATGTGGCAGGACAAGGAAGAAAAGGGGAAATAGTTACAGTATCTGATGGATATGCTCATAACTTCCTTTTAAAAGGAAAAAAAGGAGTTTTAGCTACTCCTGAAGAATTACAAAAAATAGAAAGCAGAAAGAAAAAAGAAGCTAAAAAGCTTGAAGAAGAAAGAAATAAATCTTTAGAATTAAAGAAAATATTAGAAGCTAAAACTTTAAATCTTTCAGTTAAAGCTGGAGAAAATGGAAAACTATTTGGAGCAATAACAAGCAAAGAAATAGCAAGCCATATTAAAGATGAATTAGGTCTAGATATAGATAAAAAGAAAATAGAAGCAAATATAAAAGCTTTAGGACCTGATGAAGTAGTAATAAAATTATTTACAGATGTAAAGGCAGTAGTAAAAATAAACGTAGTTGCAAAATAA